Proteins from one Bufo gargarizans isolate SCDJY-AF-19 chromosome 8, ASM1485885v1, whole genome shotgun sequence genomic window:
- the LOC122945321 gene encoding hemoglobin subunit beta-2-like, with amino-acid sequence MVHWTAEEKAAITSTWSKVNVEQDGHDALTRLLVVYPWTQRYFSSFGNLSNVTAISGNAKVKAHGKKVLTAVGNSIQHIDDVKHYLHDLSKSHAQELHVDPENFKRLGEVLVIVLASKFGSAFTPQVQAAWEKFINVLVAALSHGYF; translated from the exons ATGGTTCATTGGACTGCTGAAGAGAAAGCCGCCATCACCTCCACATGGAGCAAGGTCAACGTTGAACAGGACGGCCATGATGCTCTGACCAG GCTGCTGGTCGTGTACCCCTGGACCCAGAGATACTTCAGCAGCTTTGGAAACCTCTCCAACGTCACCGCCATCTCTGGCAACGCCAAGGTGAAGGCTCATGGCAAGAAGGTGCTCACAGCTGTTGGCAATTCCATCCAACACATTGATGATGTGAAACATTACCTGCATGACCTCAGCAAGTCCCATGCCCAGGAGCTCCATGTAGACCCTGAGAACTTCAAG CGTCTGGGAGAAGTTTTGGTCATCGTCTTGGCCTCCAAGTTTGGATCTGCATTCACTCCTCAGGTCCAAGCTGCCTGGGAGAAGTTCATCAATGTCCTGGTGGCTGCCCTGAGCCATGGCTATTTCTAA